In Acanthochromis polyacanthus isolate Apoly-LR-REF ecotype Palm Island chromosome 18, KAUST_Apoly_ChrSc, whole genome shotgun sequence, the following proteins share a genomic window:
- the nkx6.1 gene encoding homeobox protein Nkx-6.1: MDGSRQSFLLSPPPLAALTSMTEMKTPLYPAYPLPSGGPNCSTSPATTSPNPGGMAGSSPGIKSSSGLSSGLGSPQQCSSATPHGINDILNRPTASSAAAAASSSAGLLSGLPRFSSLSPPPPPGLYFSPGAAAVAAVARYPKPLAELPGRTPIFWPGVMQSPHWRDARFACSPHQGSVLLDKDGKRKHTRPTFSGQQIFALEKTFEQTKYLAGPERARLAYSLGMTESQVKVWFQNRRTKWRKKHAAEMASAKKKQDSETERLKGSDAEDEDDDYNKPLDPNSDDEKITQLLKKHKPGALLLHSETDSS; this comes from the exons ATGGACGGGTCCCGACAGAGCTTCCTGCTCAGCCCGCCGCCGCTGGCCGCCCTGACCAGCATGACCGAGATGAAGACGCCGCTGTACCCGGCCTACCCGCTGCCCTCCGGCGGGCCCAACTGCTCCACGTCCCCGGCCACCACGTCGCCCAACCCGGGCGGCATGGCGGGCTCCTCCCCGGGCATCAAGAGCTCCTCGGGGCTGTCCTCGGGGCTCGGCTCCCCGCAGCAGTGCTCCTCGGCCACCCCGCACGGGATTAACGACATCCTCAACCGGCCCACGGCGTCCTCCGCCGCGGCCGCCGCCTCCTCCTCGGCGGGCCTCCTCAGCGGGCTGCCCCGCTTCAGCAGCCTCAGCCCGCCGCCGCCCCCCGGACTCTACTTCAGCCCGGGCGCCGCGGCGGTGGCGGCGGTGGCCCGGTACCCGAAGCCGCTGGCGGAGCTGCCGGGCCGGACGCCGATCTTCTGGCCCGGAGTGATGCAGAGTCCGCACTGGAGGGACGCCCGGTTCGCCTGCTCGCCCC ACCAGGGCTCGGTTCTGCTGGATAAGGACGGGAAGAGGAAGCACACCAGACCCACGTTCTCCGGACAGCAGATCTTTGCGCTGGAAAAAACTTTCGAACAAACCAAATATCTGGCGGGACCCGAGAGGGCGAGACTGGCCTACAGCCTGGGCATGACGGAGAGCCAGGTCAAG GTTTGGTTCCAGAACcggaggaccaagtggaggaagAAGCACGCGGCGGAGATGGCCTCGGCCAAGAAGAAGCAGGACTCGGAGACGGAGCGGCTCAAAGGTTCGGACGCGGAGGACGAGGACGACGACTACAACAAACCTCTGGACCCGAACTCTGACGACGAGAAGATCACGCAGCTgctgaagaaacacaaaccgGGAGCGCTGCTGCTGCACTCGGAGACGGACAGCTCCTAA